One Polynucleobacter sp. MG-5-Ahmo-C2 genomic window carries:
- a CDS encoding class I SAM-dependent methyltransferase, protein MDITLTSLEAEHSELLKDKIASQIASQGGWLPFSRYMEIALYEPGMGYYSAGAHKLGAGGDFTTAPELSPLFGAAICSTLLPILEGLKDKGLPTQILEFGAGTGKLASSILSRLHDLNFSLDRYDMIEISPDLAQRQQERISGLVQELKLSTKCHWLSELPTGFKGVILANEVIDAIPCDAIIYQNGFWYWHGVGFENGKLHWKTGLPVEQGLLPESLLSEHFSEGYVTELHMTADAWIRQIAKQLDTGLFLTLDYGFPESEYYHPQRLEGTLMAHHRHHAIQDPFHLPGLCDLTTHVEWSQIARSALAENADDVYLTNQAAFLLDAGIGDIALEIGNPSDPATFLPISNSLQKLLSEAEMGELFKAFAFSKNLKDLLPEHSLEDLPGLRGRSRL, encoded by the coding sequence ATGGATATTACCTTGACCAGCCTTGAAGCGGAGCATAGTGAGCTCCTCAAGGACAAAATAGCGTCTCAGATTGCCTCTCAGGGTGGCTGGTTGCCATTCTCTAGGTATATGGAGATAGCTTTATATGAGCCTGGAATGGGCTATTACAGCGCTGGGGCGCACAAATTGGGTGCTGGCGGCGACTTCACCACAGCCCCCGAATTAAGCCCCCTCTTTGGGGCTGCCATTTGCTCCACCCTATTGCCGATTCTTGAGGGTCTCAAAGATAAAGGGCTTCCGACCCAAATTCTCGAATTTGGTGCTGGCACCGGTAAGCTTGCCAGCTCCATTTTGAGCCGCCTGCATGATCTCAACTTTAGCCTTGATCGCTATGACATGATCGAAATTTCTCCAGATTTAGCTCAGCGCCAACAAGAACGTATTAGTGGCCTTGTTCAAGAATTGAAGCTCTCCACAAAATGTCATTGGCTTAGCGAATTACCAACGGGTTTCAAAGGCGTCATTCTTGCTAATGAAGTAATCGACGCCATTCCTTGCGACGCCATCATTTACCAAAATGGATTTTGGTACTGGCATGGGGTTGGCTTTGAAAATGGCAAGCTCCACTGGAAAACGGGTTTGCCAGTGGAACAAGGGCTCTTACCTGAAAGCCTCTTAAGTGAACATTTTTCTGAAGGCTACGTCACTGAACTACATATGACTGCTGATGCCTGGATACGCCAAATTGCAAAGCAATTAGATACTGGCCTATTTTTGACCTTGGACTATGGCTTTCCAGAAAGCGAGTACTACCACCCACAAAGACTCGAAGGCACATTGATGGCGCACCACCGCCATCACGCGATTCAAGATCCTTTCCATCTGCCAGGTCTTTGTGACTTAACAACGCACGTAGAGTGGTCACAAATTGCTCGTAGTGCGCTCGCTGAAAATGCAGATGATGTTTATCTCACAAATCAAGCGGCTTTCTTACTAGATGCCGGCATTGGAGATATTGCCCTAGAGATTGGCAATCCGAGTGATCCAGCCACTTTTTTGCCGATTTCAAATTCATTACAAAAACTGCTCTCTGAAGCCGAGATGGGTGAGCTTTTCAAGGCTTTTGCATTTTCTAAAAATCTAAAGGATTTACTACCTGAGCATTCTTTGGAAGACCTACCCGGACTGCGTGGCAGAAGTAGACTCTAA
- the glmS gene encoding glutamine--fructose-6-phosphate transaminase (isomerizing) gives MCGIVGAASHQNIVDVLVEGLRRLEYRGYDSCGFAVINEGDAKHPIERARTTARVSELAEQGKEFIGTIGIAHTRWATHGKPDTQNAHPHISNGLIAVVHNGIIENYETLRAELKLAGYVFTSETDTEVIAHLIHQQYISDGQKDIAQSVRAVLPKLHGAYAIGVIAQDNPTTLVGARVGSPLVVALGEHENFLASDALALAGRASSMMYLEEGDVAILTAEGSQVIDQSGKFVQRDRKPMPAQADSVDLGPYQHYMQKEIFEQPRAIGDTLANITSFGPELFNANPESWRKFDQILILACGTSYYSACVAKYWLEEIACIPTQVEIASEYRYRTTVPNPNTLIVVVSQSGETADTLAALRHAKALGHQFTLAICNVASSAMVRETGWHFLTKAGAEIGVASTKAFTTQLLALYLLAVSLAKRAGKISAEKEKELLRELRHLPKALHAVLALEPQIIAWSDAFSKCENALFLGRGLHYPIALEGALKLKEISYIHAEAYPAGELKHGPLALVTEKMPVVTVAPNDLLLEKLKSNMQEVKARGGKLYVFADQDTNIVSTEGINVIRLPEHYGNLSPILHVVPLQLLAYHTACARGTDVDKPRNLAKSVTVE, from the coding sequence ATGTGCGGTATTGTTGGCGCAGCATCTCATCAAAATATTGTTGATGTATTGGTTGAAGGCTTGCGTCGCCTTGAGTACCGCGGTTATGACTCTTGTGGTTTTGCAGTTATTAATGAAGGCGATGCAAAGCACCCCATTGAAAGAGCCCGCACCACCGCTCGTGTTTCTGAGTTAGCTGAGCAGGGTAAAGAGTTTATCGGCACTATTGGCATTGCCCATACACGCTGGGCAACACATGGCAAGCCAGATACGCAAAATGCACACCCCCATATTTCTAATGGTCTGATTGCTGTTGTGCATAACGGCATTATTGAGAATTATGAAACTCTCCGGGCAGAGTTAAAGCTTGCTGGTTATGTATTTACCTCTGAGACTGATACTGAAGTCATTGCCCATTTAATTCATCAGCAATATATTAGCGATGGTCAAAAAGATATTGCTCAATCAGTCAGAGCAGTTTTGCCTAAATTGCATGGTGCATATGCGATTGGTGTGATTGCTCAAGATAATCCAACTACTCTTGTAGGGGCTCGTGTTGGCTCGCCCCTGGTGGTGGCCCTTGGTGAGCATGAAAACTTTTTAGCCTCAGATGCACTTGCCTTGGCTGGGCGTGCCAGTTCAATGATGTACTTGGAAGAGGGGGATGTCGCCATCCTCACAGCAGAAGGCTCGCAAGTCATTGACCAATCTGGAAAGTTTGTACAAAGAGATCGCAAGCCAATGCCTGCACAGGCAGACTCTGTGGACCTCGGGCCTTATCAGCATTACATGCAAAAAGAGATCTTTGAGCAACCTCGAGCGATTGGCGATACGCTGGCCAATATCACTTCTTTTGGCCCAGAACTTTTTAATGCTAATCCAGAAAGCTGGAGAAAATTTGATCAAATTTTAATTTTGGCTTGCGGCACAAGTTATTACTCAGCTTGTGTCGCTAAATATTGGCTTGAAGAGATTGCCTGTATTCCAACTCAAGTTGAGATTGCTAGTGAGTATCGATATCGTACGACTGTGCCAAATCCAAATACACTTATTGTGGTGGTTTCTCAATCTGGCGAGACTGCAGATACTTTGGCGGCACTTCGTCATGCGAAGGCCTTGGGACACCAGTTCACCTTGGCAATATGTAATGTCGCTAGTAGTGCGATGGTTCGCGAAACGGGTTGGCATTTCTTGACCAAGGCTGGCGCTGAGATTGGCGTCGCATCAACTAAAGCATTTACGACCCAGTTATTGGCTTTGTACCTTTTGGCAGTCTCGCTTGCGAAACGAGCAGGCAAGATTTCTGCTGAAAAAGAAAAAGAGCTTCTTCGTGAACTGCGTCATTTACCTAAAGCGCTGCATGCCGTGTTGGCGCTTGAGCCACAAATCATTGCCTGGAGTGATGCATTTTCGAAGTGTGAGAATGCGCTCTTTTTGGGTCGTGGACTACATTACCCAATCGCACTTGAGGGTGCGCTGAAATTAAAAGAGATTTCTTATATTCATGCCGAAGCCTATCCGGCTGGCGAGCTCAAGCACGGTCCCTTGGCATTAGTGACCGAGAAGATGCCAGTTGTAACGGTTGCCCCTAATGACCTGCTTCTAGAAAAGCTGAAGTCTAATATGCAGGAAGTGAAGGCACGTGGCGGCAAGTTGTATGTCTTTGCTGACCAAGATACAAATATCGTTAGCACTGAAGGCATTAATGTCATCCGCTTACCTGAGCATTACGGCAATTTATCTCCTATATTGCACGTAGTTCCACTGCAGCTATTGGCGTATCACACTGCTTGTGCACGCGGCACCGATGTGGATAAACCAAGAAATCTTGCGAAGAGTGTGACGGTGGAATAA
- a CDS encoding complex I NDUFA9 subunit family protein — MKYDILLIGGNGFVGRVLAAQLQAAGYSVLLPTSHLAAGRELRMLPKVHIEDADVHDFDELQSLCARIKPHGAVMNLVGVLHDKPAMPYGKIFKAAHVDLPKNIITAMQLHGLKRYLHMSALGADSKGPSMYQRSKGDGEVAVQASDLDWTIFRPSVIFGPQDQFINLFAKLTKLFPAMPLANYQAKFQPVSVDDVASAFVMTLKMPQTIHQSYDLVGPTVYTMKEIVEFAARKAKTSCAIIPVPAFVGYLQALAFEFLPGPTLMSRDNIASMQLPNVLPANGRDALSEVFKISRRSLEGMK; from the coding sequence ATGAAATACGACATCCTTCTCATCGGTGGCAATGGATTTGTTGGTCGTGTATTGGCTGCGCAATTGCAAGCTGCGGGTTATTCAGTTCTCTTGCCCACGAGCCATCTAGCCGCTGGTCGTGAGTTACGCATGTTGCCTAAGGTGCATATAGAGGATGCTGATGTGCATGATTTTGATGAACTACAGTCTTTGTGCGCACGCATTAAGCCTCATGGAGCCGTGATGAATTTAGTTGGCGTCTTGCACGATAAACCAGCGATGCCTTATGGCAAGATATTTAAGGCGGCACATGTCGACCTGCCAAAAAACATTATTACCGCGATGCAATTACATGGGCTTAAGCGGTATCTGCACATGAGTGCCTTAGGGGCAGATTCCAAGGGGCCGTCTATGTATCAGCGCAGCAAAGGTGATGGTGAGGTGGCAGTGCAAGCGAGCGATTTAGATTGGACTATTTTTAGACCATCAGTGATCTTTGGGCCCCAAGATCAATTTATTAATTTATTTGCCAAGTTAACTAAACTATTTCCAGCAATGCCATTGGCAAATTATCAGGCGAAGTTTCAACCGGTGAGCGTGGATGATGTTGCCAGTGCGTTTGTGATGACATTAAAAATGCCACAGACCATTCATCAATCTTATGATTTAGTTGGGCCTACCGTTTACACCATGAAAGAGATTGTGGAGTTTGCTGCACGCAAGGCCAAAACATCATGCGCCATTATTCCAGTGCCCGCCTTTGTAGGTTATTTGCAAGCATTGGCATTTGAATTTTTGCCGGGACCCACTTTAATGTCGCGTGACAATATTGCTTCAATGCAATTGCCTAATGTGTTGCCAGCGAATGGACGGGACGCATTAAGTGAAGTATTCAAAATCAGTCGGCGAAGCCTGGAGGGCATGAAGTAA
- a CDS encoding SDR family oxidoreductase, whose translation MNSPSSRKQKAVLVTGAAKRLGREIALEFARQGWDVAVHYGRSEHEANETVTEIEMMGVKSQAFQADLADETAINKLFAAVVKQFGNLHCLVNSASIFEYDRASSNSPLNAGSLQSHMQVNLTAPILLSQLMFEHQKNNVIKADDEYLPSVIQLLDQKLINLNPDYLSYTLSKAALATSVEVLATDFAPHLRVVGLAPGISLPSGDQTNDGFAKAHQMTPLGKSSTPNDVSTAAVFLAQANAITGTTLYVDGGQHLLPSSRDVMFKTN comes from the coding sequence TTGAACTCACCCTCATCCCGGAAACAGAAAGCAGTTTTAGTGACCGGCGCCGCTAAGCGCCTGGGTCGGGAAATTGCTTTGGAGTTTGCACGCCAAGGATGGGATGTGGCTGTTCATTATGGGCGATCTGAGCACGAGGCCAATGAAACCGTCACAGAAATCGAGATGATGGGAGTTAAATCTCAGGCTTTTCAGGCGGATTTGGCAGATGAGACCGCTATCAACAAGCTCTTTGCTGCAGTCGTTAAACAATTTGGAAACTTGCATTGCCTAGTGAATAGCGCATCCATATTTGAGTATGATCGCGCTAGTTCAAATTCACCACTAAATGCTGGCAGTTTGCAGAGCCATATGCAGGTTAATTTGACCGCACCGATTCTGCTATCTCAATTAATGTTTGAGCATCAGAAAAATAATGTCATTAAAGCAGATGATGAGTATTTGCCATCAGTCATTCAATTGCTCGATCAAAAGTTAATTAATCTCAATCCGGATTATTTGTCATACACCTTATCTAAAGCTGCACTAGCAACTTCGGTTGAAGTATTGGCAACAGATTTTGCTCCTCACCTCAGAGTCGTGGGCTTGGCGCCAGGAATTTCTTTGCCCTCAGGTGATCAAACCAATGATGGGTTTGCAAAAGCACATCAGATGACGCCATTAGGAAAGTCATCAACACCAAATGATGTTTCTACAGCAGCGGTATTTTTGGCGCAGGCTAATGCCATTACTGGAACCACTTTGTATGTTGACGGTGGTCAACATTTGCTACCATCATCACGCGATGTAATGTTTAAGACAAATTAA
- a CDS encoding transglycosylase SLT domain-containing protein: protein MVKKKFVILKSNQLHWTKILILGLVLAMPSAFAEKSKKPSLPKSYESKAIPVEITDTDRMFIDLREAARKNDVFRTQQLSSNLASYQFDDYVTYFRIKPQLFDSGGGPRSDYSADTQVIAFLNQYQGTALADRMRNDWLLVLGKRKDWARFDAEYAKFVLDDDTQVKCYSLLSKLSQGENPTKLAIDSRSVLLDPSYFGQACQELVPALVAAGGMTPSEAKAIGRAASERGFDTMARRLGGEDPIADVVKTAKTDPSKAYRDFLQTSSRYSKENQAVAWGVIGQFLAKKLDSNADDAYRLQQELGYNELLSVESQEWKVRAGLRAKDWVLVKNAVEGMNPIVRSKDPAWAYWYGRALKAEGQDAKAKESFELIAEQYNFYGQLAREELGKSNHAPARTKVTEQEIDAMANRKGFIRGERLYAMNLRFEGNREWNWELRNMTDKQLLAAAEYAKRVNLYDRVVNTADRTKQEHDFSLRYPTPYREELSPIARQIDLNLAWAYGLIRQESRFIMNASSSVGASGLMQVMPNTAKYVAKKIGMLNYTNDKLSDANTNLTLGSNYLNMVLIDLDGSWVLASAAYNAGPSRSKAWREKLTGPTEGAIFAETIPFNETRTYVKNVLSNANYYSSVMNGQAQSLKQRLGVITPKAATQSELP from the coding sequence ATGGTGAAAAAGAAGTTTGTAATTCTCAAAAGTAATCAGCTCCACTGGACCAAGATTTTGATCCTAGGGCTAGTCTTGGCCATGCCAAGCGCTTTTGCAGAAAAGAGCAAAAAACCAAGTCTGCCCAAGTCTTATGAGAGCAAAGCCATCCCGGTTGAGATCACCGATACAGATCGTATGTTTATCGACCTGCGTGAAGCTGCTAGAAAAAATGATGTCTTTCGTACGCAACAGCTTTCATCTAACCTAGCAAGTTACCAATTTGATGACTATGTGACCTACTTTCGAATTAAGCCGCAATTATTTGATAGTGGTGGTGGACCGCGCAGCGATTACAGCGCTGACACCCAGGTCATTGCATTTTTAAACCAGTATCAAGGAACCGCCTTGGCTGATCGCATGCGCAATGATTGGTTATTGGTGTTGGGTAAGAGAAAAGACTGGGCACGCTTCGATGCTGAGTATGCCAAGTTTGTTTTGGATGATGATACGCAGGTGAAGTGCTATTCCTTGCTATCAAAATTATCTCAAGGGGAAAATCCAACCAAGCTAGCAATTGATTCTCGTTCAGTGCTGCTAGACCCTAGCTATTTCGGGCAAGCCTGCCAAGAGTTGGTGCCTGCGCTGGTTGCTGCTGGTGGTATGACCCCAAGTGAGGCAAAAGCAATTGGCCGCGCCGCTAGTGAAAGAGGTTTTGACACCATGGCCCGTCGTTTGGGTGGCGAAGATCCAATTGCAGACGTTGTGAAGACTGCCAAGACGGATCCATCAAAAGCATATCGAGATTTTCTACAAACCTCATCACGCTATAGCAAAGAGAATCAGGCTGTTGCTTGGGGTGTGATTGGCCAATTTTTAGCCAAGAAATTAGATTCCAATGCAGATGACGCTTATCGCTTGCAGCAAGAGCTGGGCTATAACGAATTGCTCTCGGTTGAGTCGCAGGAGTGGAAGGTGCGCGCAGGATTGCGCGCCAAAGATTGGGTCTTGGTAAAAAATGCTGTCGAGGGCATGAATCCCATAGTGCGCAGCAAAGATCCTGCTTGGGCTTATTGGTACGGACGCGCTTTAAAAGCAGAAGGTCAGGACGCAAAAGCTAAAGAGAGTTTTGAGTTGATTGCTGAGCAATATAACTTTTATGGCCAGTTAGCGCGCGAAGAATTAGGAAAATCAAATCATGCTCCAGCTCGCACTAAAGTTACAGAGCAAGAGATTGATGCGATGGCTAATCGCAAGGGTTTTATAAGAGGCGAGCGCTTGTACGCTATGAATTTGCGTTTTGAAGGCAATCGCGAGTGGAATTGGGAATTGCGCAATATGACAGACAAGCAGTTACTCGCTGCTGCTGAATACGCGAAGCGCGTTAATTTATATGACCGCGTGGTGAATACTGCCGATCGCACAAAACAAGAGCATGACTTTAGCTTGCGTTATCCCACGCCTTATCGTGAAGAGCTTTCTCCAATTGCAAGACAAATTGATTTGAATCTTGCTTGGGCTTATGGGCTTATTCGCCAAGAGTCGCGCTTCATTATGAATGCATCTTCCTCGGTTGGTGCTTCAGGCTTGATGCAGGTGATGCCTAATACTGCAAAGTATGTTGCTAAAAAGATTGGCATGCTTAACTATACCAATGACAAGTTAAGTGATGCCAATACCAATTTAACATTAGGTAGCAATTACTTAAATATGGTTTTGATTGACCTGGATGGCTCTTGGGTGCTTGCGTCTGCTGCTTATAATGCCGGCCCTTCACGCTCAAAAGCTTGGCGCGAGAAATTGACTGGCCCCACTGAAGGCGCAATCTTTGCGGAGACTATTCCCTTTAATGAGACTCGTACGTATGTAAAGAATGTACTTTCCAATGCGAATTACTATTCATCCGTGATGAATGGTCAAGCACAATCCTTGAAGCAACGCTTGGGCGTGATTACTCCTAAGGCAGCCACTCAATCTGAATTACCCTAA
- a CDS encoding dihydroneopterin aldolase, whose amino-acid sequence MHAILSHPALIDCRRLFLRDYEIYINIGVHDFEKKAEQRVILNVDLYIPFAMSTPRNDQLDEVVDYDFMRETIKARASKGHIHLQETFCDDIIEAMLAHPKVLAARVSTAKPDVYPDCHSVGVEVFRIKQA is encoded by the coding sequence ATGCACGCTATTCTTTCTCATCCAGCTCTTATAGACTGCCGTCGTTTATTTTTGCGTGACTATGAAATCTATATCAACATCGGCGTGCATGATTTTGAAAAAAAAGCAGAGCAGCGAGTGATTCTGAATGTTGATCTATACATTCCATTTGCAATGAGTACGCCAAGGAATGATCAATTGGATGAAGTGGTTGATTATGACTTCATGCGCGAGACCATTAAGGCGCGTGCTTCTAAAGGCCATATCCATCTACAGGAGACCTTTTGCGATGACATTATTGAGGCAATGCTGGCCCACCCTAAAGTATTGGCAGCACGCGTTAGCACGGCAAAGCCAGACGTTTATCCAGACTGTCATTCTGTTGGCGTTGAAGTATTTCGGATTAAGCAAGCGTAA
- a CDS encoding polynucleotide adenylyltransferase: MKIYAVGGAIRDTLMGLPVHDIDYVVVGSSVDEMIAKGFRPVGKDFPVFLHPETQAEYALARTERKTGQGYKGFHFYADPSVTLEQDLERRDLTINAMAQEIGADGKQFGPIIDPFNGQEDLAAKVFRHVSDAFAEDPLRLLRIARFAARFPEFSVADGTMAALKAIVQSGELNALSVERIWQELARGLIAAKPMHLFQVLLNTDAAKILLPSTLTTKLAAESFREQLIDHYDATGDSLEERCAITLMDLPASEIRSWAECVRMPIEVRDFAEIFSGLRSLINQYAETRYQAVDILAWFNRADVWRKPDRSQALLNLADKIGFNVSVLTTAMRNAQALNTAEIIAGIEAQDRSNGERIGSAFESARLAAITAAL; encoded by the coding sequence ATGAAGATCTATGCAGTTGGTGGCGCAATACGGGACACTCTGATGGGTTTGCCTGTACACGACATCGACTACGTAGTCGTTGGTTCCAGTGTTGATGAAATGATTGCTAAAGGATTTCGTCCTGTGGGCAAGGATTTTCCAGTCTTTCTACATCCAGAAACTCAAGCTGAGTATGCGCTAGCTCGTACTGAGCGCAAAACAGGTCAAGGCTATAAAGGCTTTCATTTTTACGCAGACCCTTCAGTTACTCTGGAGCAAGATTTGGAACGCCGTGATTTAACGATTAATGCCATGGCCCAAGAAATTGGTGCAGATGGAAAACAATTCGGCCCGATCATTGACCCCTTTAACGGTCAAGAGGATTTGGCTGCCAAAGTATTCCGTCATGTGTCCGATGCATTTGCAGAAGACCCTCTTCGTTTATTGCGCATTGCGCGATTCGCTGCACGTTTTCCTGAATTCAGTGTTGCCGATGGGACGATGGCAGCATTAAAGGCAATCGTTCAATCTGGCGAATTAAATGCGCTATCCGTCGAGCGGATCTGGCAAGAACTGGCAAGGGGCTTAATTGCTGCCAAGCCTATGCATTTGTTTCAGGTGCTACTGAATACGGATGCCGCAAAAATCTTACTACCAAGCACGCTTACTACCAAGCTTGCAGCAGAATCATTTCGCGAGCAATTAATTGACCATTACGATGCAACTGGCGATAGCCTTGAAGAGCGTTGTGCCATTACCTTGATGGATTTACCTGCATCTGAAATTCGCTCTTGGGCTGAATGTGTGCGTATGCCCATTGAAGTGCGTGACTTTGCTGAGATTTTTAGTGGGCTGAGGTCATTGATTAATCAGTACGCAGAAACTAGGTATCAAGCAGTTGATATCTTGGCTTGGTTTAATCGTGCTGATGTTTGGCGTAAACCAGATCGCAGTCAGGCCTTGCTAAATCTTGCTGACAAAATCGGATTTAATGTTTCTGTGTTGACGACGGCAATGCGTAATGCACAAGCGTTGAATACAGCAGAGATTATTGCTGGCATTGAAGCGCAAGACCGATCTAATGGTGAGCGCATTGGCAGCGCATTTGAGTCTGCAAGGCTAGCCGCAATTACTGCAGCTCTTTAG
- the ttcA gene encoding tRNA 2-thiocytidine(32) synthetase TtcA: MGDIRKVVFEENKLEKKLCRLVGQAIGDFGMIEDGDKVMVCVSGGKDSYAMLDILMKLRERAPIHFEIVAVNLDQKQPNFPAEILPNYLKSLGVQFHIEEQDTYSIVKRVIPEGKTTCGLCSRLRRGILYRVADELGATKIALGHHRDDILETLMLNMFYAGKLKGMPPKLRSDDGKHIVIRPLAYVPEKLLERYAGDMNFPIIPCDLCGSQPNLQRQVMKEMLRDWEKKYPGRVENLFRSMHHIVPSHLMDGEAFDFQNLEISTELSGIAARSSGDKAIDESELDELACGTLIQGIYNPSL; encoded by the coding sequence ATGGGTGATATTCGTAAAGTTGTCTTCGAAGAAAATAAGCTAGAGAAAAAACTCTGCCGTTTGGTGGGTCAAGCCATCGGTGACTTTGGCATGATTGAGGATGGCGACAAAGTTATGGTCTGTGTATCAGGCGGCAAGGATAGTTATGCCATGCTAGATATTTTGATGAAGTTACGTGAGCGTGCACCGATTCATTTTGAGATTGTGGCTGTCAACCTTGATCAGAAGCAGCCTAATTTTCCTGCAGAGATACTGCCAAACTATTTAAAGAGCTTGGGCGTTCAGTTTCATATTGAAGAACAAGATACTTACAGCATTGTGAAGCGCGTTATTCCGGAAGGAAAAACAACTTGCGGTTTATGTTCGCGTTTACGCCGCGGCATTTTGTATCGTGTGGCAGATGAATTGGGGGCGACTAAGATTGCTTTAGGTCACCATCGAGATGACATTCTGGAAACTCTGATGCTCAATATGTTTTATGCGGGCAAGCTAAAAGGGATGCCGCCAAAGTTACGCTCTGATGACGGCAAGCATATCGTTATTCGTCCTCTGGCCTATGTTCCTGAGAAATTATTAGAGCGTTATGCGGGCGATATGAATTTTCCGATCATCCCTTGTGATTTGTGTGGAAGTCAGCCGAATCTTCAGCGCCAAGTAATGAAGGAAATGCTACGTGACTGGGAGAAAAAGTACCCTGGCCGTGTAGAGAATCTGTTTCGCTCAATGCATCACATCGTTCCATCCCATTTAATGGATGGAGAAGCTTTTGACTTCCAGAATCTAGAAATTTCTACTGAGTTATCTGGTATCGCCGCAAGATCATCCGGAGATAAGGCCATTGATGAATCTGAATTAGATGAATTGGCTTGTGGCACCCTCATCCAGGGGATTTATAATCCCTCTCTATGA
- the glmU gene encoding bifunctional UDP-N-acetylglucosamine diphosphorylase/glucosamine-1-phosphate N-acetyltransferase GlmU, producing MNIVILAAGQGKRMKSALPKVLQTLAGKPLLQHVLVTALSLQNKQTKSGPIVVVGHGASDVKEFLANASKVDPSFSKVSTTLQAEQKGTGHALLQALPKLDVQEPTLVLYGDVPLTSKQTLSKLAKLADGVRGQDSALVLLTQNLANPTGYGRIVRDTDGSVKEIVEEKDATSAQKAICEINTGIMVLPTNALKKWLKSLRASNAQGEYYLTDVIAMAVKDGVPIRTTQADDEFETVGVNSRDQLAALERIHQLNIANQLMNAGVSLADPARIDVRGTLECGTDVFIDVGCIFEGCVTLAAGTTIGPYCVIRDSDIGKGVSVYAYSHINGAKVGNQSIIGPYARLRPGTDLSNDVHIGNFVEVKNSKIAANSKANHLAYVGDSIVGSRVNIGAGTITCNYDGVNKHQTIIEDDVFIGSDTQLVAPVRVGRGATLGAGTTLTKDAPANQLTVSRARQVSLQWQRPVKQEKKPVAKKVVIKKVTAKKTAKGKK from the coding sequence ATGAATATCGTCATCTTGGCTGCCGGGCAAGGAAAGCGGATGAAGTCCGCCTTGCCCAAGGTCCTGCAAACTTTGGCAGGAAAACCCCTCCTTCAGCACGTTTTAGTTACTGCTTTATCACTACAAAATAAGCAGACTAAATCTGGTCCGATTGTGGTGGTAGGGCACGGTGCCTCTGACGTCAAAGAATTCCTGGCTAATGCAAGCAAAGTAGACCCTAGTTTTAGCAAAGTCAGCACTACACTCCAGGCCGAGCAAAAGGGCACTGGACATGCGCTCTTGCAAGCACTTCCAAAACTCGATGTACAAGAGCCTACTTTGGTTTTGTATGGGGATGTGCCGCTGACCAGTAAACAAACTTTGAGTAAGCTCGCGAAGTTGGCTGACGGAGTACGAGGCCAAGATTCTGCATTGGTATTACTTACTCAAAATCTTGCCAACCCAACAGGTTATGGCCGTATTGTTCGTGACACCGATGGTTCGGTAAAAGAAATTGTTGAAGAAAAAGATGCAACATCAGCACAAAAAGCGATTTGCGAAATTAATACGGGCATTATGGTTTTACCTACCAATGCATTGAAGAAATGGCTTAAATCCTTGCGCGCCAGTAATGCTCAGGGGGAATACTATTTAACTGATGTGATTGCGATGGCCGTCAAAGATGGCGTGCCGATTCGCACAACTCAGGCTGATGATGAATTTGAAACAGTTGGCGTCAATAGTCGTGATCAGTTGGCGGCCTTAGAGCGAATCCATCAGCTCAATATTGCTAATCAGTTGATGAATGCTGGTGTGTCATTAGCTGACCCTGCACGCATTGATGTACGTGGCACACTTGAGTGTGGTACTGATGTTTTTATTGATGTGGGCTGTATCTTTGAAGGCTGCGTCACTCTGGCAGCGGGCACAACAATTGGCCCTTACTGCGTGATTCGGGACAGCGACATTGGTAAAGGCGTTTCGGTGTATGCCTATAGTCATATTAATGGCGCCAAAGTTGGCAATCAGTCAATCATTGGCCCATATGCACGTTTACGTCCAGGTACTGATTTATCAAACGATGTTCATATTGGTAACTTCGTTGAAGTGAAGAACAGCAAGATTGCTGCAAATAGCAAAGCAAACCACTTAGCTTACGTCGGTGATTCGATTGTGGGCTCTAGAGTCAATATTGGTGCTGGCACGATTACCTGTAATTACGATGGCGTGAATAAACACCAAACTATTATTGAAGATGATGTTTTCATTGGTTCTGATACGCAATTGGTTGCCCCAGTTCGTGTCGGGCGTGGCGCTACATTGGGTGCCGGCACTACTCTCACAAAAGATGCCCCCGCAAATCAGCTTACAGTATCAAGAGCGCGACAAGTGTCTTTGCAGTGGCAGCGCCCCGTTAAGCAAGAGAAAAAACCTGTTGCAAAGAAAGTAGTAATTAAGAAAGTTACTGCCAAAAAAACCGCAAAGGGTAAAAAATAA